A region from the Azospirillum fermentarium genome encodes:
- a CDS encoding histidine triad nucleotide-binding protein: protein MAKTYDTGNIFARILRGEIPCKKVYESDHALAFHDINPQTPTHVLVIPKGPYVDWDHFSAEASEAEIAGLIRAAGEVARLVGAAEPGYRVLSNCGEAAHQEVPHLHLHIFAGRDLGRMIGKGE, encoded by the coding sequence ATGGCCAAGACCTACGATACCGGCAACATCTTCGCCCGCATCCTGCGCGGTGAGATCCCGTGCAAGAAGGTATACGAGAGCGACCACGCCCTGGCCTTCCACGACATCAACCCGCAGACCCCCACCCACGTGCTGGTCATCCCCAAGGGTCCGTACGTGGATTGGGACCATTTCAGCGCCGAAGCGTCGGAGGCTGAAATCGCCGGCCTGATCCGCGCGGCGGGCGAGGTGGCCCGTCTGGTGGGGGCTGCCGAGCCGGGGTATCGGGTGCTGTCCAACTGTGGCGAGGCGGCGCATCAGGAGGTGCCGCATCTGCACCTGCATATTTTTGCGGGGCGGGATCTGGGGCGGATGATCGGCAAGGGTGAGTGA